Proteins found in one Hoplias malabaricus isolate fHopMal1 chromosome 17, fHopMal1.hap1, whole genome shotgun sequence genomic segment:
- the srpx2 gene encoding sushi repeat-containing protein SRPX2 gives MTKLHVLLLFEWTTFIQILGLNIEGSGTMYHDSYNEVEQQKQEVYHTPELDYTHPHWCHTLRLSNSQIRCTSPRGGNRRSSLGTRCSLSCDRGYKLLGQSSVQCMASRRWSGTGYCRRVRCRVLPLVPQGTYTCTNGFVVDSRCDYTCFQGFQIEGDRYRVCQEGGTWSGGEPTCTDHDPPKLKCPLSKVKVAEPGKLTVSVSWDRPVATDTADRSLRILRNGPESGSEFSEGEHMIRYKVYDQAHNMATCKFYVRVEVRKCPVLKEPLHGYLSCSSDGNNYGAVCEYHCDAGYERMGSATRVCLLNRSWSDEASECVLMQIKTDVRSAGALLDQFYEKRRLLIVSAPNISDQFYKLQNIMLQKAGCGLDLRRVTVIELLGTPPREVGRIKEQHLDGEVIEGLRQALQISRTYFNMVLLDELGVDRERFINPTTSEELYSYIEEYLLTEEERERLEINRDLCE, from the exons ATGACAAAACTTCACGTCCTTCTGCTTTTTGAATGGACTACGTTTATTCAGATTTTGGGACTGAATATTGAAG GCTCTGGAACCATGTATCATGACAGCTATAATGAGGTTGAGCAGCAGAAGCAGGAGGTATACCATACCCCAGAGTTGGACTACACAC ACCCTCACTGGTGCCACACACTTAGACTCTCCAACAGCCAGATAAGATGTACTTCTCCTAGAGGTGGAAACCGTCGGAGCTCCCTGGGCACACGCTGCTCTCTCTCATGTGATCGAGGCTACAAACTTTTAGGACAGTCATCTGTACAATGCATGGCTAGCCGCCGCTGGTCAGGAACTGGTTACTGCAGAA GGGTTCGCTGCCGTGTGCTCCCTTTGGTACCACAGGGGACCTACACCTGCACCAATGGCTTTGTTGTGGACTCCAGGTGCGACTACACCTGTTTCCAGGGCTTCCAGATTGAAGGGGACCGCTATAGGGTTTGTCAGGAGGGAGGGACATGGAGTGGAGGAGAGCCCACCTGTACAG ATCATGACCCTCCGAAACTCAAATGTCCTCTGTCCAAAGTAAAGGTTGCGGAACCAGGGAAACTGACTGTCAGTGTGTCCTGGGACCGGCCGGTTGCCACGGATACTGCTGACAGATCACTGCG GATATTAAGAAATGGACCAGAATCTGGTTCAGAATTTAGTGAAGGGGAACATATGATTCGCTACAAGGTCTACGACCAGGCTCACAACATGGCAACCTGCAAGTTTTATGTGCGTGTAGAAG tgaggAAATGTCCAGTTCTGAAGGAACCGTTGCATGGATATCTGAGCTGCTCCTCTGATGGGAATAATTATGGAGCAGTGTGCGAGTATCATTGTGATGCTGGATATGAGCGAATGGGCTCTGCTACTCGGGTCTGTCTGCTCAATCGCAGCTGGTCAGATGAAGCATCTGAATGTGTCC TGATGCAGATTAAAACTGATGTCAGATCAGCTGGAGCCCTCCTTGACCAGTTCTATGAGAAGAGACGGCTTCTTATTGTATCCGCCCCAAATATATCGGACCAGTTCTACAAACTCCAGAACATCATGCTTCAG AAAGCCGGGTGCGGTCTGGACCTTCGACGTGTGACTGTGATTGAGTTGTTAGGAACTCCACCTCGAGAAGTGGGACGCATTAAAGAGCAGCATTTAGATGGAGAGGTCATAGAGGGTCTCAG acaaGCCCTGCAGATCTCTCGGACCTACTTCAACATGGTTTTGCTGGATGAACTAGGTGTAGATCGAGAGCGATTCATTAACCCAACTACTTCAGAAGAACTTTACTCGTACATCGAGGAATATCTTCTCACagaggaggaaagagaaagacTGGAGATAAACCGAGATCTCTGTGAATGA